Proteins encoded within one genomic window of Halodesulfurarchaeum formicicum:
- a CDS encoding recombinase family protein: protein MEKIGLYARVSTSDQDVQRQVNQAREFIEKEYGDIEIATYADVISGATEDGGEEYQRLRDDIEDGNLDAVVVDELSRLSRLGAGEIHQFIQHCLENETGLHDMEVGLDISLDDDLVDQAVTQLIAGVMGDLARVEHKQKLRRIDSGIKNAQEAGKWTGRPPRGFRVENKRLRVDAGEFLAIRDALERIEKGENVREAATDIGVPESTLRRIHNERKELYFYGEAGDERIDEALEGVRPLPEPESGNEESFLKNMSDEEKQEFIDDLAEELLGED from the coding sequence ATGGAGAAAATCGGACTCTACGCCCGGGTCTCGACATCTGACCAGGATGTTCAGCGGCAGGTCAACCAGGCCAGGGAGTTCATCGAGAAGGAGTACGGAGACATCGAGATTGCCACCTACGCCGACGTGATCAGCGGCGCCACCGAGGATGGTGGCGAGGAGTACCAGCGGCTTCGCGACGACATCGAGGATGGTAACCTTGATGCAGTAGTCGTTGACGAGCTTTCGCGGTTGAGCCGCCTGGGGGCCGGCGAGATTCACCAGTTTATCCAGCACTGCCTGGAGAACGAGACCGGACTCCACGACATGGAAGTGGGACTCGACATCTCCCTCGACGACGATCTCGTTGATCAGGCTGTCACCCAGCTGATCGCAGGCGTGATGGGTGACCTCGCTCGGGTGGAACACAAACAGAAACTTCGACGGATCGATTCGGGGATCAAGAATGCCCAGGAAGCGGGGAAGTGGACGGGAAGGCCACCCCGTGGATTCCGTGTCGAGAACAAGCGTTTACGCGTTGATGCCGGCGAATTCCTGGCTATTCGAGACGCACTGGAGCGGATCGAGAAAGGAGAAAATGTGCGGGAAGCAGCGACAGACATCGGTGTCCCCGAATCAACGCTGCGACGGATCCACAACGAGCGGAAGGAACTCTACTTCTACGGTGAAGCCGGCGACGAGCGGATCGATGAGGCCCTCGAAGGGGTCCGGCCGCTTCCCGAGCCCGAAAGTGGGAATGAGGAGTCATTCCTCAAAAACATGAGCGACGAGGAGAAACAGGAGTTTATCGACGACCTCGCCGAGGAGTTATTGGGTGAGGACTGA
- a CDS encoding rhomboid family intramembrane serine protease → MSSAERASEISFGWSDVAIDFSILLALPLAILGLQYSAIIPTKWIVLDLSSPSVIAIYGRLFGHISAAHLWANVGWLLVASLSLYGFALWTVDVQLYRTVMVAGMLGTPIVTASGLWLIYSILGDLPVIAGASDIPLALLGATISLYLRDIRQLLVGASRPTSFHIWYGVYLSALLGSIAISTLTIGLGPVSETGHLLGFLVGMTIGGFV, encoded by the coding sequence ATGAGTAGCGCAGAAAGGGCCTCGGAGATTTCTTTCGGTTGGAGTGATGTTGCGATTGATTTTTCAATCCTGCTGGCACTCCCGCTCGCGATACTTGGGCTCCAATATTCAGCTATCATTCCAACCAAGTGGATCGTCCTGGACCTCAGCTCTCCATCAGTTATTGCAATTTATGGACGTCTCTTTGGGCATATTTCCGCAGCCCATCTCTGGGCTAACGTCGGTTGGTTACTGGTCGCTAGTCTCTCCCTCTATGGATTTGCTCTGTGGACAGTTGATGTTCAGTTGTATCGTACCGTGATGGTCGCCGGTATGCTTGGGACGCCCATAGTTACCGCGTCAGGGCTATGGCTAATTTACTCAATTTTAGGTGATCTACCAGTCATAGCCGGCGCTTCCGATATCCCATTGGCCCTCTTAGGCGCTACGATTAGTCTGTATCTGCGAGATATAAGACAACTACTCGTTGGGGCGAGCAGACCGACCTCCTTTCACATTTGGTATGGGGTATACCTTTCAGCACTTCTTGGTTCAATAGCAATTTCAACCCTTACAATCGGTCTGGGACCTGTATCGGAGACTGGCCATTTGCTTGGGTTCTTGGTGGGTATGACAATTGGCGGATTCGTGTAG
- a CDS encoding DUF3006 domain-containing protein encodes MGEEFTGVVDRFEGDQAVILLEADGGTVDEVVLTRSALPADGDRVDAILRIVREGDEIREIEFDAEESKRRKESVNDQFDRLSERPD; translated from the coding sequence ATGGGTGAGGAATTCACGGGTGTCGTTGACCGATTTGAGGGGGATCAAGCTGTGATACTCCTCGAAGCAGATGGTGGAACAGTGGACGAAGTCGTTCTGACACGATCGGCACTTCCTGCTGATGGAGACAGGGTGGACGCCATCCTTCGGATAGTGCGTGAGGGGGATGAAATACGAGAAATCGAGTTTGACGCCGAAGAATCCAAGCGGCGCAAAGAGTCTGTAAACGATCAGTTCGACCGGCTTTCAGAACGACCGGATTAA
- a CDS encoding lamin tail domain-containing protein, whose protein sequence is MSRRRLLLVLFVGGMVLVTGCSGTPATDSTPSPTTEAPTTEETQTPTNAAGNGTLSVYVLNVGQGASILAVGPTGETLLVDSGDWRAEGETVLNTLDQLGIERIDYLVTSHPDADHIGGHAEIINHLETEGEGVGVVYDPGITSTSQTYQDYLDAIETHDVTLYKSFAGDTIPLEGATVQILGPPEGYLDNEDRNENSLVLHIAHGGTSVLIPGDAESDGESYLVSEYGEQLNSTVLVPGHHGSASSSTEPFLESVDPRIATITSAYDSQYGHPNEQTLQRLAAQEVRTYWTGTHGTTKLTSNGTHLRVATEYDGPTEPLQLRDGEGTTAGPYSTLTDRFVLDVSSGGESKIIADGGETEPTTTKSESGSTGELAVTTIHADAEGDDRENLNDEYVVFSNTGDSSLDLSGWTVTDEVGTTYTVPEGVTLDPGTDLTLRTGSGDDTESELYWGSESAIWNNGGDTVIVRDDNGSIITEESYNG, encoded by the coding sequence ATGTCACGACGGCGATTACTTCTGGTTCTCTTTGTCGGAGGAATGGTCCTCGTCACGGGGTGTTCAGGTACGCCAGCGACTGATTCGACCCCGTCACCGACGACTGAGGCACCAACGACGGAGGAAACACAGACCCCGACAAATGCGGCAGGGAATGGAACGCTCTCGGTCTACGTTCTGAATGTCGGCCAGGGGGCGAGTATTCTGGCAGTTGGGCCGACCGGAGAGACCCTTTTAGTTGACTCAGGTGATTGGCGAGCCGAGGGTGAAACTGTGCTCAATACGCTCGACCAGCTTGGAATCGAGCGAATCGACTACCTGGTGACCTCTCACCCGGATGCAGACCACATCGGTGGCCATGCCGAGATAATCAACCATCTCGAAACCGAGGGAGAGGGGGTTGGCGTCGTGTATGATCCCGGCATTACCTCGACCTCGCAGACCTATCAGGACTACCTGGACGCGATCGAGACACACGATGTCACTCTCTACAAATCCTTCGCTGGCGATACAATTCCTCTTGAGGGTGCAACCGTCCAGATTCTCGGTCCACCGGAGGGATATCTGGACAATGAAGATCGGAACGAGAATAGCCTCGTCCTCCACATCGCTCATGGCGGCACAAGTGTGCTGATTCCTGGCGATGCCGAATCCGACGGTGAATCATATCTCGTCAGCGAGTACGGCGAGCAGCTGAATTCTACGGTATTGGTCCCCGGCCATCACGGCAGTGCCTCAAGTTCGACTGAACCGTTTCTGGAATCAGTAGACCCTCGTATCGCGACGATCACCAGCGCATACGACTCCCAATACGGCCATCCAAACGAGCAAACCCTTCAGCGGCTGGCCGCCCAAGAGGTTCGTACCTATTGGACGGGGACGCATGGTACGACCAAACTGACTTCAAATGGAACCCATCTCCGAGTCGCAACGGAGTATGACGGTCCGACAGAGCCACTCCAGCTTCGGGATGGAGAGGGCACCACAGCCGGCCCCTATTCGACGCTGACCGATCGGTTTGTGCTTGACGTCTCGTCTGGCGGCGAATCGAAGATCATCGCGGATGGTGGCGAAACCGAACCTACGACAACGAAGTCGGAAAGTGGCTCAACAGGCGAGCTAGCAGTCACTACAATTCACGCGGATGCAGAAGGCGATGACCGAGAAAACCTGAATGATGAGTACGTGGTTTTCTCGAACACAGGAGATTCAAGTCTCGATCTGTCCGGCTGGACAGTCACCGATGAAGTCGGGACCACGTACACCGTTCCGGAAGGAGTTACACTCGATCCGGGTACCGATCTTACGCTTCGGACTGGAAGCGGCGATGACACAGAGTCCGAACTCTACTGGGGTTCCGAATCGGCAATCTGGAACAACGGCGGGGATACAGTCATAGTTCGTGATGACAATGGATCAATCATAACCGAGGAGAGCTACAATGGGTGA
- a CDS encoding DUF7837 family putative zinc-binding protein, translating into MPSTNQEIGRCPLCDSPITEFDVIIRYGRDNQTKRYAECPNCEEVVGPEN; encoded by the coding sequence ATGCCGAGTACAAATCAGGAAATCGGTCGCTGTCCACTTTGTGACAGTCCTATCACCGAATTCGACGTTATCATTCGCTATGGGCGTGATAATCAGACGAAGCGATATGCTGAATGCCCGAATTGTGAGGAGGTTGTCGGACCCGAGAACTGA
- a CDS encoding GLUG motif-containing protein has protein sequence MKLRAIFLSALMVVSIVASGIAFGAGIATASVGNEAPELYAGGNGTATNPYQIANWTHLNNTRENLDANFTLVNDLNESTDGYESVASGSANGGDGFAPIGNSSTPFTGTFDGDGTTISDLSITNPDADPTGLFGVVGTDGTVEYLTLVDATVTAGDGADGSMGESGGNSGGLVGKNTGMVRHTTVNASTVSGGDGGNSSSNYMGGTGGSAGGVTGVNAGTIQNSTANSVNVSAGEGGSGTSYPGSAGNSGGLVGDNSGTVSESRVTGTIGDSGFNTAIGGLVGSNDGTVTTSFVNISVSASGDYDAVGGLVGVSNGVVSRSSATGNVTGTSFHVGGLVGYNPNGVVTDSNATADVDGSQRVGGLVGLNQETVTDSYATGDVIGDSAVGGLIGSHQGTVNLSYATGSVNGSGDDVGGLVGHNNEATVNTSYATGSVNSGGKNVGGLVGRADGNYNDNVVAVSYATGSVNGSTNVGALVGKNHGGSGGTAYLNNTYAVGSVSGDSSVGGLVGLNVSDATVTDGYWDVKTTTQPSSAGSAVGLTTTKMTGRDALDAGNMDGLNPSTWDTHAVETAKGYVFPYPTLTVNSQIPAPNQTLYAAGDGSESNPYEIANWYHLNNTRENTGENFTLINNLNDSTDGYDMVANASANSDKGFEPIGSLSGTFDGNDKSMEDLTINRSGEDAVGLFGTVGGTVQDLNLDDVNIKGGNNTGGVVGYHGGPVTIKNVSVSGNVTGIKRVGGVVGDNNGRITNATSAANVSGATSVGGLVGRHSNFGEYTIENSTANGNVELNENATEKLTGDPFSFGGLVGYNDGGKINHSNATSDVIASDAGNVGGLIGLTSDGTVNHTYATGSVDAGDNVGGLIGLNMISSVTNSYAESEVNGSLQVAGLIGVNGGGLVNESYATGDVSATSDTAGGLIGLNTDWDSSTLHNATVTNTYATGNVSADGKNLGGLVGKNLVDKGGKSVVNKSYAVGEVDPDGSASGNVSGLIGANSGTVENAYWDTEKTGQDSSAGGTGLTTSEMIGANALDNMDALESPPWETVTESTAGADADGYPILTALDTEPQILTPEVKADTGDDGRSADSGGGDGELSTDYSIEDQTTDSTTGDGRLQVTINEYAIGDTLSVTTENVETGSLTVEQVDVSFDMGTNSPNEMTVQAGTEPPSGVPKYTDADQTDYVSVDVDGNLKDRVSGGSIMVRVAPDRMPDDPSAVEIYHAKEETWDLTERTYLGDRRYKIHTSSFSTFVVVVKDATKATTTATTTPTTTETVTPTSTQTVTPTTTETMTTTETSTPGFGTIVSLVSLLGAVLLARRR, from the coding sequence ATGAAACTTCGCGCGATTTTCCTGTCGGCCCTGATGGTGGTCTCAATAGTAGCGAGCGGGATTGCGTTCGGGGCGGGGATTGCAACGGCGAGTGTGGGGAATGAGGCACCTGAACTGTACGCTGGCGGAAACGGTACCGCGACCAATCCATACCAGATCGCAAACTGGACCCATCTCAACAATACGCGTGAGAATCTTGACGCGAACTTTACGCTGGTCAACGATCTCAACGAAAGCACCGATGGGTACGAATCGGTGGCGAGCGGATCGGCCAACGGCGGGGATGGCTTCGCGCCAATCGGGAACTCCAGCACACCGTTCACCGGGACGTTCGACGGGGACGGCACCACGATATCGGACCTGAGCATCACGAACCCTGATGCTGACCCCACTGGATTGTTCGGTGTCGTCGGCACCGATGGCACGGTTGAATATCTCACGCTTGTAGATGCAACCGTCACGGCTGGAGATGGTGCAGATGGTTCGATGGGCGAATCGGGTGGTAACAGTGGTGGATTAGTCGGGAAAAATACCGGGATGGTCAGACATACGACTGTCAATGCATCCACCGTGTCCGGTGGTGACGGTGGGAATAGCTCAAGTAACTATATGGGCGGAACGGGTGGGAGTGCGGGCGGAGTAACTGGGGTGAATGCGGGGACAATCCAGAACTCGACGGCAAACAGCGTGAACGTTTCTGCTGGTGAGGGCGGATCGGGGACGTCGTATCCAGGCTCAGCTGGTAACAGTGGTGGACTGGTTGGGGACAATTCCGGAACAGTGAGCGAGTCTAGGGTGACTGGCACTATCGGAGACTCGGGTTTTAACACGGCAATTGGCGGCCTCGTCGGATCCAACGATGGAACGGTAACCACGTCCTTCGTGAACATATCCGTCTCTGCATCAGGCGATTACGATGCTGTCGGCGGCCTTGTTGGGGTTAGCAATGGGGTAGTTAGCCGATCGTCTGCTACGGGCAACGTCACTGGAACAAGTTTTCACGTTGGTGGACTCGTCGGGTACAACCCGAATGGAGTGGTGACCGATTCGAACGCGACAGCAGACGTCGATGGGTCACAGCGTGTTGGTGGCCTCGTGGGACTGAACCAAGAAACGGTGACCGATTCGTACGCGACAGGAGACGTCATTGGCGACTCCGCAGTTGGAGGGCTGATAGGATCACACCAGGGAACCGTGAATCTGTCTTATGCAACCGGTTCTGTGAACGGTTCTGGCGACGACGTGGGCGGCCTTGTGGGACACAATAATGAAGCAACGGTGAACACGTCATACGCGACCGGCTCTGTCAATAGCGGAGGTAAAAACGTCGGTGGATTGGTAGGACGTGCCGATGGAAATTACAATGACAATGTCGTCGCTGTCTCCTACGCCACGGGGAGTGTCAATGGCTCAACGAACGTAGGCGCACTCGTTGGAAAGAACCATGGTGGATCTGGCGGTACAGCCTATTTGAACAATACATACGCTGTCGGTTCGGTGTCCGGCGACTCGTCTGTTGGTGGCCTCGTCGGTTTGAACGTGAGCGACGCGACGGTGACCGACGGTTACTGGGACGTGAAGACGACCACGCAACCATCCTCAGCCGGTAGCGCGGTCGGTCTCACCACCACTAAGATGACCGGTAGGGACGCTCTCGATGCCGGAAACATGGACGGTCTCAACCCCTCAACGTGGGATACACACGCCGTAGAAACAGCCAAGGGCTACGTCTTTCCCTACCCGACGCTAACTGTCAATTCACAAATTCCAGCACCGAACCAGACGCTGTACGCCGCCGGCGACGGGTCCGAAAGCAACCCCTACGAGATTGCGAACTGGTACCATCTCAACAATACGCGGGAGAACACCGGGGAGAACTTCACACTCATTAATAACTTGAACGACAGCACCGACGGTTACGATATGGTGGCGAACGCCTCGGCAAATAGCGACAAGGGCTTCGAACCGATCGGTTCTCTCTCCGGAACATTCGACGGCAACGACAAGAGTATGGAGGACCTGACGATCAACCGGTCGGGTGAGGATGCCGTCGGTCTGTTCGGGACAGTCGGTGGAACGGTACAGGATCTAAATCTCGACGATGTCAACATCAAAGGGGGGAACAATACAGGCGGTGTTGTCGGTTATCACGGAGGCCCAGTTACAATCAAGAACGTTTCCGTCTCTGGCAATGTCACCGGTATCAAGCGGGTGGGCGGGGTTGTCGGGGATAATAACGGACGCATCACAAACGCCACTAGCGCGGCCAACGTCAGCGGCGCCACCTCTGTTGGTGGGCTCGTCGGACGGCACAGTAACTTCGGGGAATATACCATCGAAAACTCGACTGCAAACGGTAATGTAGAACTTAACGAGAACGCAACCGAGAAATTAACTGGCGATCCATTCAGCTTTGGTGGATTAGTCGGGTACAACGATGGCGGAAAAATCAACCACTCAAACGCGACCAGCGATGTGATAGCGAGCGACGCAGGAAATGTCGGCGGGCTGATTGGGCTTACCTCTGACGGGACGGTCAATCACACATACGCAACCGGTTCGGTCGATGCCGGAGACAACGTTGGCGGACTTATCGGTTTAAATATGATATCGTCTGTGACCAACAGCTACGCCGAGAGTGAGGTCAACGGCTCCTTACAGGTCGCCGGACTTATTGGTGTGAACGGCGGCGGACTGGTGAACGAGAGCTACGCCACCGGGGACGTGAGCGCAACTAGTGACACCGCCGGCGGACTCATTGGATTGAACACTGATTGGGATTCTTCCACTCTGCACAATGCGACAGTTACGAACACGTACGCAACAGGTAACGTGTCTGCAGACGGCAAAAATCTCGGCGGACTCGTCGGTAAGAATTTGGTCGACAAAGGCGGTAAAAGCGTGGTGAACAAGTCCTACGCTGTCGGGGAAGTCGACCCAGACGGGTCGGCCAGCGGTAACGTCAGCGGTCTCATCGGTGCAAACTCTGGGACGGTCGAAAACGCATACTGGGACACGGAGAAAACCGGGCAGGACAGTTCTGCTGGCGGGACGGGACTCACGACCTCCGAAATGATTGGGGCAAACGCTCTGGATAACATGGACGCCCTCGAGTCGCCGCCATGGGAGACCGTCACCGAAAGTACGGCAGGTGCCGATGCGGACGGCTACCCGATCCTGACGGCACTCGACACCGAGCCACAGATCCTAACACCCGAAGTCAAGGCCGACACTGGAGATGATGGGAGAAGTGCCGATTCAGGAGGCGGTGACGGTGAACTCTCAACTGACTATAGTATCGAGGACCAGACGACTGATAGCACCACTGGAGACGGCCGTTTGCAGGTCACAATCAATGAGTATGCAATTGGAGATACACTATCCGTTACAACAGAAAACGTCGAAACCGGTTCTCTCACAGTTGAACAAGTAGACGTTTCCTTCGATATGGGAACGAACTCCCCGAACGAGATGACCGTCCAAGCAGGGACAGAACCACCGTCCGGTGTCCCCAAATACACCGACGCTGATCAAACAGATTACGTGAGTGTTGATGTCGACGGCAATCTCAAGGACCGTGTCTCTGGCGGATCGATCATGGTGCGAGTTGCGCCTGATCGAATGCCAGATGACCCGTCAGCAGTCGAAATTTACCACGCTAAAGAGGAAACTTGGGATTTGACGGAAAGAACCTATCTCGGCGACCGTCGATACAAAATCCACACATCAAGTTTCTCGACGTTCGTTGTCGTTGTGAAAGATGCAACCAAAGCGACGACTACGGCTACAACTACCCCAACCACCACAGAGACGGTCACACCAACCTCTACACAGACGGTCACACCAACCACCACTGAAACCATGACGACAACGGAAACATCGACACCAGGATTTGGTACCATAGTGTCACTTGTCTCGCTACTGGGTGCGGTCCTCCTTGCACGAAGACGGTAG
- a CDS encoding FeoC-like transcriptional regulator gives MSVYEEVLGFVNRGIEIRDIAEQLAMRPDAVKAIIESQVRAGHLQDLDCAGSACDTCPMSKGCPVPQDGPSQYAITIDGKKLLQASGNDEEPAPYPVTPSI, from the coding sequence ATGAGCGTTTACGAGGAGGTACTCGGATTCGTTAACCGCGGCATCGAGATTAGAGACATCGCCGAGCAGTTAGCAATGCGGCCAGACGCTGTGAAGGCAATTATCGAATCACAGGTTCGTGCAGGTCACCTACAAGATCTCGATTGTGCCGGTTCTGCGTGTGATACTTGTCCGATGTCCAAGGGCTGCCCGGTTCCACAAGATGGGCCGTCGCAGTATGCAATCACTATAGATGGGAAGAAACTGCTTCAAGCGAGTGGTAATGACGAGGAACCCGCACCATATCCGGTGACTCCGTCAATTTAG
- a CDS encoding nucleoside recognition domain-containing protein yields MSSGLGSAERWELVDQIVSNTVEYREQRDSFTDIMGDLLVDPWFGIPFAVTVLYGAWAFFGAVAGFFTDGYFVPLFDEYWLPWLQSVFPWEGSWVYFILIGDPAAQRAVVSWGMLTSGLFVAIGVVLPAIFALYLVLVVLEDSGYMSRLAVLLDTVFEKIGLQGYSVIPMVLSFGCNVPGVAATRNLESKKQRFMMMTLLSVFIPCGAQLGIMLSLIPQYTGYILLYLLIGFFTVGAVLDKLLPGKTPKLITDVPPMRKPTIGNVSTKLWLRMRGFFVSAIPFVLLGVGLINVLWMGGAIDWLSTTLEPLLTGWFGVPKETVPGLVAGFIRKDLAVAQLTGVGLSPFQTVMSVVMISIYFPCAATFAMLIKEGKSSFGIVKTLVGAVAILGVTLFLWGGLLRLIGMTMGVA; encoded by the coding sequence ATGAGTTCAGGTCTTGGGTCGGCCGAACGGTGGGAGCTCGTCGATCAAATCGTTTCGAACACGGTAGAGTACAGAGAACAGAGAGACTCGTTCACGGACATTATGGGCGATTTGCTTGTCGACCCGTGGTTTGGAATTCCATTTGCGGTCACGGTACTGTACGGGGCCTGGGCCTTTTTCGGCGCTGTTGCGGGATTCTTTACCGACGGCTACTTCGTCCCCCTGTTCGATGAGTACTGGTTACCCTGGCTTCAGAGTGTCTTCCCCTGGGAAGGCAGTTGGGTATACTTCATACTCATTGGTGATCCAGCAGCTCAGCGAGCCGTCGTTTCCTGGGGGATGCTCACCAGCGGACTTTTCGTCGCAATTGGCGTCGTTTTGCCAGCGATCTTCGCTCTTTACCTCGTCCTCGTCGTCTTGGAGGACTCCGGCTATATGTCTCGTCTCGCCGTTTTGCTGGACACAGTGTTCGAGAAAATTGGATTACAGGGTTACTCGGTCATCCCCATGGTTCTCTCGTTTGGGTGTAACGTTCCGGGGGTTGCAGCGACTCGGAATCTCGAGTCCAAAAAACAGCGCTTCATGATGATGACACTGCTTTCGGTGTTCATCCCATGTGGCGCACAACTCGGTATCATGCTCTCACTCATTCCGCAATACACCGGCTACATTCTTCTTTACCTGCTCATTGGATTTTTCACCGTCGGAGCCGTGCTTGACAAACTCCTCCCGGGCAAGACACCCAAGCTGATTACGGACGTCCCTCCAATGAGGAAACCCACTATTGGGAATGTGTCGACAAAACTGTGGCTTCGAATGCGGGGCTTTTTCGTCTCGGCTATTCCGTTCGTGTTGCTGGGCGTCGGTTTGATTAACGTCCTCTGGATGGGTGGCGCGATCGACTGGCTGTCAACGACGCTCGAGCCGTTGCTGACGGGGTGGTTTGGGGTGCCAAAGGAGACCGTGCCGGGACTTGTTGCAGGGTTCATACGCAAAGACCTGGCCGTGGCGCAATTGACCGGGGTCGGACTGTCACCCTTCCAGACAGTCATGTCGGTCGTCATGATTAGCATCTACTTCCCATGTGCCGCAACCTTTGCGATGTTGATTAAAGAGGGCAAATCGAGCTTCGGAATCGTCAAAACCCTGGTTGGAGCCGTTGCAATCCTCGGAGTCACGTTGTTCCTCTGGGGTGGACTGCTTCGACTGATTGGGATGACCATGGGGGTGGCTTAA
- a CDS encoding FeoB small GTPase domain-containing protein, with protein sequence MSLQMMSDRPSILLVGHPNVGKSALFNQLTGSGNIDSNVRSNKWSQQGFWPNFGESNVTESNYPGTTVDYTHGELQYQGESIDVIDVPGTFSLSPKNASEEVAVEILEEHSDAVVVCVLDATRIERGLNLLLEIIDDGYDVTVAANMIDEARKQNIQIDVAHLEHILDVPVVPTVATTGEGLKDLVESIEAAHSPSLTAIQERTEGTKEAIEG encoded by the coding sequence ATGTCGCTACAGATGATGAGTGATAGGCCGTCAATATTACTCGTTGGTCATCCGAACGTCGGCAAAAGCGCTCTATTCAACCAATTAACTGGGTCCGGAAATATCGACTCCAACGTGAGGTCAAATAAATGGTCGCAACAGGGATTCTGGCCAAATTTTGGTGAATCGAATGTCACTGAATCGAATTATCCCGGAACGACGGTCGATTACACCCACGGTGAGCTTCAATATCAGGGCGAGTCGATCGACGTTATTGACGTTCCAGGAACGTTCTCCCTCTCACCCAAGAACGCCTCCGAAGAGGTGGCTGTCGAGATTTTGGAGGAGCACTCGGACGCCGTTGTTGTTTGTGTCCTCGACGCGACTCGGATCGAACGGGGACTCAATTTGCTCCTCGAAATTATCGATGACGGGTACGACGTCACCGTCGCAGCAAATATGATCGACGAGGCTCGCAAACAGAACATCCAGATTGACGTCGCGCACCTTGAACACATCTTGGATGTGCCAGTTGTGCCCACAGTCGCAACAACTGGTGAAGGACTCAAAGACCTCGTTGAAAGTATTGAAGCGGCCCATTCCCCCTCGCTAACAGCAATACAAGAACGCACGGAGGGCACAAAGGAGGCGATTGAAGGATGA
- a CDS encoding FeoA family protein — protein sequence MGRKNITGKENGETRRGKRKRKRRRLNELGRKKRGRIKEIDDALREELGEMGIRSGKELVVQSKQPFNGPITITIGHSTTSLSQDHARRIYVATDDE from the coding sequence ATGGGTCGGAAAAACATAACAGGCAAGGAAAACGGCGAAACTCGACGAGGAAAGCGAAAGCGGAAGCGACGCCGCCTCAATGAATTGGGTAGGAAAAAGCGAGGCAGAATCAAAGAAATCGATGACGCTCTTCGGGAAGAACTCGGAGAGATGGGGATCCGATCGGGCAAAGAGCTTGTCGTTCAATCAAAACAGCCGTTCAATGGGCCGATCACCATAACGATCGGTCACAGTACGACATCGTTGAGTCAGGATCACGCCCGCCGCATCTATGTCGCTACAGATGATGAGTGA